In Hermetia illucens chromosome 1, iHerIll2.2.curated.20191125, whole genome shotgun sequence, one genomic interval encodes:
- the LOC119660914 gene encoding holotricin-3-like, whose amino-acid sequence MKFLIIFAILIAFVAANSGYGGRDEHGRGGYGHGNQGFGGHGSSHGAGHGGQGGYGGHNSGHGSHGSHGSHGSHGGYGGHDRGHNRGY is encoded by the exons ATGAAGTTCCTT ATCATCTTTGCTATTTTGATTGCCTTTGTCGCGGCCAACAGTGGATATGGTGGACGTGATGAACATGGCCGTGGTGGTTATGGACACGGTAACCAAGGATTCGGCGGCCATGGAAGCAGTCATGGAGCAGGTCATGGAGGCCAAGGAGGATATGGTGGACACAATAGCGGTCATGGAAGCCATGGAAGCCATGGAAGCCATGGAAGCCATGGTGGGTATGGCGGTCACGACCGAG gacaCAACCGGGGTTATTAG
- the LOC119646501 gene encoding holotricin-3-like translates to MVKFIILFAILIVCVSSYGIRDYDGGYGAHGGHGDGSHGNRIESDRSHNGGHGHGGGHGDHREFGRPQEGFGGNHGGYGSNNGEYGGYQGEHGGGHGGRGSNHGGYGGYDRGHNTRY, encoded by the exons ATGGTGAAATTCATT ATATTATTTGCTATTCTTATCGTCTGTGTGTCCAGTTATGGAATCCGAGATTATGACGGTGGCTATGGGGCTCATGGAGGACATGGTGATGGAAGCCATGGAAACCGAATAGAATCTGATAGAAGCCACAATGGTGGACATGGACACGGCGGTGGCCACGGCGACCATAGAGAATTTGGTCGCCCACAAGAAGGGTTTGGTGGTAACCATGGAGGATATGGGTCCAATAATGGCGAATATGGAGGCTACCAGGGAGAACATGGCGGCGGCCACGGGGGTCGCGGAAGCAATCATGGTGGATATGGTGGATACGATCGAG GTCATAACACCAGATATTAG